A DNA window from Pedomonas mirosovicensis contains the following coding sequences:
- a CDS encoding lasso peptide biosynthesis B2 protein, which yields MTAYYLAEHIHSCLANGHIVFLDLKKDRYSALPPELSTSLSLLATQKTIDTQQFEQNHPDIQSAIANLKARGILQPIVPKPTCARPRSITKPRRDLSEANIEGHRSIPFIHIVNFIYAYGRAVFGIKILGIERLVRSLSRHRHSSTTTKKQRYTLEEVVDALRLIRIFFYKEIDHCYFDCVVHMYFLRRYGYDPVWIFGVRMEPFRAHSWIQVGDVLVTNYLGETGMLRPILAV from the coding sequence ATGACAGCATACTATCTCGCAGAGCACATCCACAGTTGCCTTGCCAACGGTCATATTGTCTTTCTAGATCTTAAAAAGGACAGGTACTCCGCCTTACCACCGGAACTCAGCACTTCCTTGAGCCTGCTCGCCACCCAAAAAACAATTGATACGCAGCAATTTGAGCAGAACCATCCAGACATCCAAAGCGCCATAGCAAATCTTAAGGCCAGGGGAATTCTCCAGCCCATCGTCCCGAAACCGACATGCGCTAGGCCGCGATCAATAACCAAGCCGCGCAGGGACTTAAGCGAAGCCAATATTGAAGGCCATCGCAGCATCCCCTTTATTCATATTGTCAATTTTATCTATGCATACGGTCGAGCCGTATTTGGAATAAAAATCCTAGGGATTGAGCGGTTGGTCCGAAGCCTATCTCGACATAGGCATTCCAGCACAACAACCAAAAAGCAAAGATATACCCTCGAAGAGGTGGTTGACGCCCTACGCTTGATACGGATCTTTTTTTATAAAGAAATTGACCACTGTTACTTCGACTGCGTCGTGCACATGTATTTTCTCCGGCGCTATGGCTACGATCCTGTCTGGATTTTTGGCGTGAGAATGGAGCCGTTCCGCGCTCACTCCTGGATACAAGTTGGGGATGTTCTCGTCACAAATTACTTAGGCGAGACAGGAATGCTTCGCCCCATACTGGCAGTTTAG
- a CDS encoding asparagine synthase-related protein has protein sequence MLSYFAAIEKSPNARERSTRLFSHIISVHPNYKPCFKSEGSFALVAGETSDRAIRIYKLANSQGLVMGRLFHRSSQSAAGHVPDQLSEHESSQIAGTLGRHLIDTYWGRYAAFINNTENQKRVVVSDPSGSMPIYYFETDAYVLLFSNGSDFHDLGLTALSFNTDRILSHIKTNLYDYNNTGFNEIKKVNRGSALIVSEEGTRVEQYWHPGQFVKKSRTWGHEEAATLLHDTIVQCVGAWGSVFDRIGISLSGGLDSSIVLAALRKAAHPPTTIASHVYFPSSAESDERRWACEMAERAGIEIHCTELCSEDIDPTTLRDFDFNAEPINCMGSIMSGPRNRQFIDRYNVGALLSGHGGDMIFAQGTAASAEDYVWNHGWNWGALRCIAENALVTRTSFYDALATTVRSRRRGRSLNLNALMKERSNSIVNSELFNSLDLNKHCAHWLSGLEEISIGKAVQLTNSWCAQHHYVPNREDWEIPKIHPLLSQPVIEAIARIPTYLFCLNGIDRGLARYAFRRDVPHSIISRQSKGTAHDYYEDLYTHHLDFFKESLSSGALMQLGLLDTKALERAFAIEISAESTAKYNVLDLIDIEHWARWWKSRIDNQREIKPI, from the coding sequence GTGCTTTCATATTTTGCTGCAATCGAAAAATCACCAAACGCCAGGGAGCGATCAACACGCCTCTTCTCCCATATAATTTCGGTTCACCCTAACTATAAACCCTGCTTCAAGAGCGAGGGGTCTTTCGCATTGGTTGCCGGAGAGACCTCCGACAGGGCAATCAGAATTTACAAGCTTGCAAATTCTCAAGGCCTGGTGATGGGCCGCCTGTTTCATCGCTCAAGCCAGTCCGCTGCTGGGCATGTGCCAGATCAGCTATCCGAGCATGAATCCTCGCAAATAGCAGGCACCTTGGGCCGTCATCTTATCGATACCTATTGGGGGCGCTACGCCGCCTTCATCAACAACACAGAAAATCAAAAAAGAGTTGTTGTGTCTGATCCATCCGGGTCGATGCCAATATATTACTTCGAGACCGACGCATATGTCCTACTCTTTTCCAACGGCTCAGATTTTCATGATCTTGGCCTGACCGCCCTCAGCTTCAACACCGACCGCATCCTCTCGCACATCAAGACAAACCTCTATGATTATAACAACACCGGATTTAACGAGATAAAAAAGGTCAATCGAGGCAGCGCGCTCATCGTAAGCGAAGAAGGCACGCGCGTTGAGCAGTACTGGCATCCTGGACAGTTTGTTAAAAAATCCAGAACCTGGGGACACGAGGAGGCAGCAACCCTGCTCCACGATACGATTGTCCAATGCGTAGGGGCATGGGGCAGCGTGTTTGACAGGATTGGTATTTCGCTATCTGGCGGGCTCGACTCCTCGATCGTTCTTGCCGCTCTCAGGAAAGCGGCCCATCCGCCCACCACCATTGCGTCCCACGTCTATTTTCCGTCGAGCGCCGAGTCAGACGAGCGGCGCTGGGCCTGTGAGATGGCAGAACGCGCAGGCATAGAGATTCATTGCACCGAATTGTGCAGCGAAGACATCGATCCAACGACACTCAGGGATTTCGATTTCAATGCAGAGCCCATCAATTGCATGGGCAGCATCATGTCTGGTCCGCGCAACCGGCAGTTCATTGATCGATACAATGTCGGCGCCCTCCTGAGCGGCCATGGGGGCGATATGATTTTTGCCCAGGGCACAGCCGCCTCAGCGGAAGATTATGTCTGGAACCATGGCTGGAACTGGGGCGCGCTGCGATGCATTGCCGAAAACGCCCTCGTGACAAGAACGTCGTTCTACGACGCATTGGCAACAACCGTCAGGAGTCGACGCCGCGGCAGGAGTTTAAATCTCAATGCACTGATGAAGGAGAGATCGAACTCCATTGTTAACAGCGAGTTATTTAATTCATTGGACCTTAACAAGCACTGCGCCCACTGGCTCAGTGGGCTTGAGGAAATATCAATCGGGAAGGCCGTACAACTAACGAACAGCTGGTGCGCGCAGCACCACTACGTTCCCAACCGCGAGGATTGGGAAATACCAAAAATTCATCCGCTATTATCTCAACCTGTGATCGAAGCCATTGCCAGGATTCCGACCTATCTCTTCTGCCTGAACGGAATTGATCGGGGGCTGGCGCGATATGCCTTTCGGCGAGATGTGCCTCATTCCATCATTTCGCGGCAATCCAAAGGAACCGCGCATGATTATTATGAGGACTTGTACACGCACCACCTGGATTTTTTTAAAGAGAGCCTAAGCTCAGGTGCCCTGATGCAATTGGGTCTACTGGATACAAAAGCGCTCGAGCGAGCATTTGCGATTGAAATTTCCGCAGAAAGCACAGCCAAATACAACGTCCTGGACTTGATAGATATAGAGCACTGGGCAAGGTGGTGGAAAAGCAGGATTGACAACCAAAGGGAAATTAAACCGATCTAG
- the gcvPB gene encoding aminomethyl-transferring glycine dehydrogenase subunit GcvPB: protein MLNRQGRPTGPGETLGGEGSSAEGFATFTGHKGLELNEPLIFEIGRGDRTGVDVPEAPKVASRLGGLERKDPIGLPGLSEPEAVRHYTRLSRKNYAIDMGLFPLGSCTMKHNPRLNEKMARLPGFADIHPLQPQDTVQGALELIDTVAHWLMELTGMPAVAMSPKAGAHGELCGLLAIRAALEARGDAREVVLVPESAHGTNPATAAFCGYRVEEIPATANGRVDFEALKARLGPDVAAIMLTNPNTCGLFEPDIIRIAEAVHAVGAFFYCDGANFNAIVGKVRPGDLGIDAMHINLHKTFSTPHGGGGPGSGPVVFSEALAPFAPLPYVKKTDERFELVEHLAEGDKSFGRMVAFHGQMGMFVRAASYMMSHGADGLRQAAEDAVLNANYIMAKLKDVMTPAFEGPCMHEALFDDRFLKDTGVTTLDFAKAMIDEGYHPMTMYFPLVVHGAMLIEPTETESRASLDEFIGALGALAQAAKAGDKERFTAAPHFAPVKRLDETRAARQPVLTYKTPAEPGSVTTPVAAE, encoded by the coding sequence ATGCTGAACCGTCAGGGACGCCCCACTGGGCCCGGAGAGACGTTGGGGGGCGAAGGCTCCTCGGCCGAAGGTTTTGCCACCTTCACCGGCCATAAGGGGCTGGAACTCAACGAACCGCTGATCTTTGAGATCGGCCGCGGCGACCGCACCGGCGTCGACGTGCCGGAAGCGCCGAAGGTCGCCTCCCGCCTTGGCGGGCTGGAGCGGAAAGACCCCATCGGCCTGCCGGGCCTCTCCGAGCCGGAAGCGGTGCGCCACTACACGCGCCTCAGCCGCAAGAACTACGCCATCGACATGGGCCTGTTCCCGCTCGGCTCCTGCACCATGAAGCACAACCCGCGCCTCAACGAGAAGATGGCGCGGCTGCCGGGCTTTGCGGACATTCACCCCTTGCAGCCGCAGGACACGGTGCAGGGCGCGCTGGAGCTGATCGATACCGTCGCCCACTGGCTGATGGAGCTGACCGGCATGCCCGCCGTCGCCATGTCGCCCAAGGCGGGCGCGCACGGCGAACTGTGCGGCCTGCTCGCCATTCGTGCCGCACTGGAAGCGCGCGGCGACGCCCGTGAGGTGGTGCTGGTGCCGGAGTCGGCCCACGGCACCAACCCGGCGACGGCGGCCTTCTGCGGCTACCGCGTCGAGGAAATTCCGGCGACCGCCAATGGCCGCGTGGATTTCGAAGCGCTGAAGGCGCGGCTGGGTCCGGACGTGGCGGCGATCATGCTGACCAACCCGAACACCTGCGGCCTGTTCGAGCCGGACATCATCCGGATCGCCGAGGCCGTGCATGCGGTGGGCGCGTTCTTCTACTGCGACGGCGCGAACTTCAACGCCATCGTCGGCAAGGTGCGCCCCGGCGACCTCGGCATCGATGCCATGCACATCAACCTGCACAAGACCTTCTCCACCCCGCATGGCGGCGGTGGTCCGGGGTCGGGTCCGGTGGTGTTCTCGGAAGCGCTGGCGCCGTTCGCGCCGCTGCCTTACGTCAAGAAGACGGACGAGCGGTTCGAACTGGTTGAGCACTTGGCCGAGGGCGACAAGAGCTTCGGCCGCATGGTCGCCTTCCATGGCCAGATGGGCATGTTCGTGCGCGCGGCCAGCTACATGATGAGCCACGGCGCGGATGGCCTGCGCCAGGCAGCGGAAGACGCGGTGCTGAACGCCAACTACATCATGGCCAAGTTGAAGGACGTGATGACCCCGGCGTTCGAGGGCCCGTGCATGCACGAGGCGCTGTTCGACGACCGCTTCCTGAAGGACACCGGCGTCACCACGCTCGACTTCGCCAAGGCGATGATCGACGAGGGCTACCACCCGATGACCATGTACTTCCCGCTGGTGGTCCACGGCGCGATGCTGATCGAGCCGACGGAAACCGAAAGCCGCGCTTCGCTCGATGAGTTCATCGGCGCGCTGGGCGCGCTGGCGCAAGCAGCGAAGGCGGGCGACAAGGAACGCTTTACGGCGGCTCCGCACTTTGCTCCGGTGAAGCGCCTCGACGAGACCCGTGCTGCCCGCCAGCCGGTGCTGACCTACAAGACCCCGGCCGAACCGGGTTCGGTGACGACGCCGGTCGCCGCCGAGTAA
- the gcvPA gene encoding aminomethyl-transferring glycine dehydrogenase subunit GcvPA, giving the protein MRYLPHMDADRRAMLADIGVEHIDELFRDVPASALLKGPIGTLPNHATELEVERTLVRLAGRNTPASAVPFFIGCGAYKHHVPASVDHLIQRGEFLTSYTPYQPEIAQGTLQYLFEFQTQVARLTGMDVANASMYDGSTATTEAIFMARRITRRKKALISAGVHPHYVDVAKALAKVTGDELVVGTPELTTGKPGGDYEALLGQIDKTVSCVVVQNPNLFGHVADLTELAEACHANGALLVVVVTEVVSLGLMKSPGEMGADIVVGEGQSIGNGLNFGGPYLGLFACREKFVRQMPGRLCGETVDADGRRGYVLTLSTREQHIRREKATSNICTNSGLCALAFTIHLSLLGEAGLRQLAEFNHARAVQAAERLAKVPGVEVLNDAFFNEFTIRLSKPSRDVVRELGHRDILAGVALSRLYPTETALHDGVVLAVTETVTESDIEALAKGLEEVLSC; this is encoded by the coding sequence ATGCGTTACCTGCCCCATATGGATGCCGACCGCCGGGCAATGCTGGCGGACATCGGCGTCGAGCATATCGACGAACTGTTCCGGGACGTGCCGGCATCTGCCCTGCTGAAGGGGCCGATCGGCACGTTGCCGAACCACGCGACCGAGCTTGAGGTGGAGCGCACGCTCGTGCGGCTGGCCGGGCGCAACACGCCCGCAAGCGCGGTGCCGTTCTTCATCGGCTGCGGCGCGTACAAGCACCATGTGCCGGCAAGCGTGGATCACCTGATCCAGCGCGGCGAGTTCCTGACGAGCTACACGCCGTACCAGCCGGAAATCGCGCAGGGCACGCTCCAGTACCTCTTCGAGTTCCAGACCCAGGTGGCGCGGCTGACCGGCATGGATGTGGCCAACGCTTCCATGTACGACGGCTCGACCGCGACCACCGAGGCCATCTTCATGGCCCGCCGCATCACCCGCCGGAAAAAAGCGCTGATTTCGGCCGGCGTCCACCCACACTACGTCGACGTCGCCAAGGCGCTGGCCAAGGTGACGGGCGACGAGCTGGTCGTCGGCACGCCGGAGCTGACCACGGGCAAGCCGGGCGGCGACTATGAGGCGCTGCTTGGCCAGATCGACAAGACGGTCTCCTGCGTCGTCGTCCAGAACCCGAACCTGTTCGGCCATGTGGCGGACCTGACGGAACTGGCCGAAGCCTGCCACGCCAACGGCGCGCTGCTGGTCGTCGTGGTGACCGAGGTGGTCTCGCTGGGCCTCATGAAGTCTCCGGGCGAGATGGGCGCGGACATCGTTGTGGGCGAGGGCCAGTCCATCGGCAACGGTCTCAACTTCGGCGGTCCGTACCTTGGCCTGTTCGCCTGCCGCGAGAAGTTCGTGCGCCAGATGCCGGGCCGCCTGTGCGGTGAGACCGTCGATGCGGACGGCCGCCGCGGCTACGTGCTGACGCTCTCTACCCGCGAGCAGCACATCCGCCGCGAGAAGGCGACCTCCAACATCTGCACCAACTCGGGCCTGTGCGCGCTGGCGTTCACCATCCACCTCAGCCTCTTGGGCGAGGCGGGGCTGCGCCAGCTGGCCGAGTTCAACCACGCCCGCGCGGTGCAGGCCGCCGAACGTCTGGCCAAGGTGCCGGGCGTCGAGGTGCTGAACGATGCCTTCTTCAACGAGTTCACCATCCGGCTCTCGAAGCCCTCGCGCGACGTGGTGCGGGAGCTTGGCCATCGCGACATCCTTGCGGGCGTTGCGCTGAGCCGCCTTTACCCGACCGAGACCGCGCTGCACGACGGCGTGGTGCTGGCCGTGACCGAAACCGTTACCGAATCCGACATCGAGGCGCTGGCGAAGGGCCTTGAGGAGGTGCTGTCATGCTGA
- the gcvH gene encoding glycine cleavage system protein GcvH, which translates to MTVYYTKDHEWVRVEGDTGTIGITDYAQGQLGDVVFVELPEAGRTVAQGDELAVVESVKAASEVYAPVSGEVVEANDALNADPSLVNSGAEGDGWFARVRLSNTAELDALMDEAAYQDYVASLA; encoded by the coding sequence ATGACTGTTTATTACACCAAGGATCATGAGTGGGTGCGGGTCGAAGGTGACACCGGCACCATCGGCATTACCGACTACGCCCAGGGCCAGCTTGGCGACGTGGTGTTCGTCGAACTGCCGGAAGCCGGCCGCACCGTCGCCCAGGGCGACGAGCTGGCCGTGGTCGAGTCCGTGAAGGCGGCCTCGGAAGTCTATGCGCCGGTCTCGGGCGAGGTGGTGGAGGCGAACGATGCCCTCAATGCCGACCCGAGCCTGGTCAATTCGGGCGCTGAAGGCGACGGCTGGTTCGCCCGCGTGCGCCTCAGCAACACCGCTGAACTGGACGCCCTGATGGATGAGGCGGCGTACCAGGACTACGTGGCGAGCCTCGCCTAA
- the gcvT gene encoding glycine cleavage system aminomethyltransferase GcvT, with amino-acid sequence MADAPENLLHTPLYGLHTDLGARMVPFAGYAMPVQFSAGIMAEHKWTRENAGLFDVSHMGQVFLTGDNADAALETLVPGDILGLKPGRMRYSLLLNEKGGTLDDLMITRRENDLYVVVNGACKEGDIAHMRAHLEPKGVTVTYRDDLALLALQGPKAADALSRLLPGVVNLTFMTAGAFDWDGTPLWVSRSGYTGEDGFEISLPAEKARAFARTLLTQPDVEAIGLGARDSLRLEAGLPLYGHDLDTDITPVEAGLSFAISKRRKAEGGFLGAEVVLDQILNGTARKRVGLKLDGRQPAREGAIVESADGQEIGFVTSGGFAPTVQAPIAMAFVAKDFAADGTQVTIDVRGRKLTATVVPMPFVPHRYVRSNQPA; translated from the coding sequence ATGGCCGACGCGCCAGAAAATCTTTTGCATACGCCGCTTTACGGCCTTCATACCGATCTTGGCGCCCGCATGGTGCCGTTCGCCGGCTATGCGATGCCGGTGCAGTTCTCGGCCGGGATCATGGCCGAGCACAAGTGGACCCGCGAGAACGCCGGTCTGTTCGACGTTTCGCACATGGGGCAGGTGTTCCTGACCGGCGACAATGCCGATGCGGCGCTGGAGACGCTGGTGCCGGGCGATATCCTCGGCCTCAAGCCGGGCCGGATGCGCTATTCGCTGCTGCTGAACGAGAAGGGCGGCACGCTCGACGACCTGATGATCACCCGCCGCGAGAATGATCTCTATGTGGTGGTCAACGGCGCGTGCAAGGAAGGCGACATCGCCCACATGCGGGCGCACCTGGAGCCGAAGGGCGTTACCGTGACCTACCGGGACGACCTGGCGCTGCTGGCGCTGCAGGGCCCGAAGGCGGCCGATGCGCTGTCACGGTTGCTGCCGGGCGTGGTGAACCTTACCTTCATGACGGCAGGCGCGTTCGACTGGGACGGGACGCCGCTGTGGGTTTCCCGCTCGGGCTACACCGGCGAGGACGGTTTCGAGATTTCGCTGCCCGCCGAGAAGGCGAGGGCGTTCGCCCGGACGCTGCTCACCCAGCCGGATGTGGAGGCGATTGGCCTCGGCGCGCGGGATTCCCTGCGTCTGGAAGCCGGTCTGCCGCTCTACGGCCACGATTTGGATACCGACATCACGCCGGTGGAGGCAGGCCTCAGCTTCGCCATTTCCAAGCGGCGTAAGGCGGAAGGCGGCTTCCTCGGTGCCGAGGTGGTGCTGGATCAGATCCTGAACGGAACCGCCCGCAAACGCGTGGGGTTGAAGCTGGATGGACGCCAGCCCGCGCGCGAGGGCGCAATCGTTGAAAGCGCGGACGGCCAGGAAATCGGCTTCGTGACCAGCGGCGGTTTCGCCCCGACGGTGCAGGCGCCGATCGCCATGGCGTTCGTCGCCAAGGACTTCGCCGCAGACGGCACGCAGGTCACCATCGACGTGCGCGGCCGCAAGCTGACGGCAACCGTGGTGCCCATGCCGTTCGTGCCGCACCGCTACGTTCGTTCCAATCAACCGGCATAA
- a CDS encoding energy transducer TonB: protein MAYAAVAAAAVAGAATPANAQDAGWQKKVAALIADNFSYPRSAQVRGEEGTAKVKVSMDASGRITGVQLVEPTSSDILNREAEKIMNKIGSFPPPPAGITSLVVPISWKLS from the coding sequence ATGGCATATGCGGCTGTCGCAGCTGCGGCCGTTGCTGGCGCCGCCACCCCAGCCAACGCGCAGGACGCGGGTTGGCAGAAGAAAGTGGCAGCGCTCATTGCCGATAACTTCAGCTACCCCCGCTCGGCGCAGGTGCGCGGCGAAGAGGGTACGGCCAAGGTGAAGGTCTCGATGGACGCAAGCGGCCGAATCACCGGCGTGCAGCTGGTCGAGCCGACCTCCTCGGATATTCTGAACCGCGAAGCCGAGAAGATCATGAACAAGATCGGCAGCTTCCCGCCGCCGCCGGCCGGGATCACCAGCCTGGTGGTGCCGATCAGCTGGAAGCTGAGCTAA
- the ispH gene encoding 4-hydroxy-3-methylbut-2-enyl diphosphate reductase: MTLPSLSVLVANPRGFCAGVDRAIKIVELAIERFGAPVYVRHEIVHNRFVVETLQAKGAVFVDELDEVPEGCPVIFSAHGVPKSVPAEAERRQMLYVDATCPLVSKVHREAERHSAQGRHILMIGHAGHPEVIGTMGQLDEGEISLIETAEDARTIEVKDPENLAYITQTTLSVDDTAEIVAILQQRFPSLESPKKEDICYATTNRQDAVKAIADRAQLVLVIGAPNSSNSLRLVEVAERCGAKARLVQRATDIDWAWFEGVSCVGITAGASAPEVLVGEVVSALHERFMLTIEHVTTTTEDIEFKLPRALTA; this comes from the coding sequence ATGACTTTGCCCTCCCTCTCCGTACTGGTCGCCAATCCGCGCGGGTTCTGCGCGGGGGTCGATCGCGCCATCAAGATCGTCGAGCTGGCCATCGAGCGCTTCGGCGCGCCGGTCTATGTCCGTCACGAAATCGTGCACAACCGCTTCGTGGTGGAGACGCTTCAGGCCAAGGGCGCGGTGTTCGTCGATGAACTGGACGAAGTGCCGGAAGGCTGCCCGGTCATTTTCTCCGCCCACGGCGTGCCCAAGTCGGTCCCGGCCGAGGCCGAGCGCCGCCAGATGCTCTATGTGGATGCCACCTGCCCGCTGGTCTCCAAGGTGCACCGGGAGGCTGAGCGCCACTCCGCCCAGGGCCGCCACATCCTCATGATCGGCCATGCCGGCCATCCGGAGGTCATCGGCACCATGGGCCAGCTGGACGAAGGCGAAATCTCGCTGATCGAGACGGCGGAGGATGCCCGCACCATCGAGGTGAAGGACCCGGAAAACCTCGCCTACATCACCCAGACCACCCTGTCGGTCGATGACACGGCGGAGATCGTCGCCATCCTTCAGCAGCGCTTCCCCTCGCTGGAAAGCCCGAAGAAGGAAGACATCTGCTACGCCACCACCAACCGGCAGGATGCGGTGAAGGCCATTGCGGACCGGGCCCAGCTGGTGCTCGTGATCGGCGCGCCCAACTCGTCCAACTCGCTGCGCCTCGTCGAAGTGGCGGAGCGCTGCGGGGCCAAGGCCCGCCTGGTGCAGCGCGCCACCGATATCGACTGGGCCTGGTTCGAGGGCGTCTCCTGCGTTGGCATCACCGCGGGAGCTTCCGCGCCCGAGGTGCTGGTGGGAGAGGTGGTCTCCGCGCTGCACGAACGGTTTATGCTGACCATCGAGCACGTCACCACCACGACCGAGGATATCGAGTTCAAGCTGCCGCGCGCCTTGACGGCCTGA
- the thrB gene encoding homoserine kinase, with amino-acid sequence MAVYTHVSTEALETFLAGFDIGHLLSAKGIAEGVENSNYLIETERGRYILTLYEKRVRLEDLPYFLGLTRHLADQHLPVPRPIPNREGETLHTLAGRPACLIEFLTGVSVTEPTAEHCRNVGAALAKLHLAAAGFELSRPNDLSVDGWRRLAASVRAEADGISPGLRGLIDTALGEIGAAWPKGLPSGPIHADLFPDNVLVRDGDVTGLIDFYFAANDFWAYDIAVCLNAWCFSADGKSYRQDLTRAFIAGYESVRPLELQERDALPLLCQGAALRFLLTRAYDWLNTPADALVTRKDPLAYARRLSFFREQAASLFAVAS; translated from the coding sequence GTGGCAGTCTACACCCATGTTTCAACCGAAGCGCTGGAGACCTTCCTGGCGGGCTTCGATATCGGCCACCTTCTGAGCGCCAAGGGCATCGCCGAGGGCGTCGAGAACAGCAACTATCTCATCGAGACCGAGCGCGGGCGCTACATCCTCACCCTTTATGAAAAGCGCGTGCGGCTGGAAGACCTGCCCTACTTCCTCGGCCTCACCCGCCATCTGGCGGACCAGCACCTGCCGGTGCCCCGCCCTATCCCCAACCGGGAAGGCGAGACGCTGCATACGCTCGCCGGCCGGCCTGCCTGCCTCATCGAGTTCCTGACCGGCGTCTCCGTCACCGAGCCCACGGCCGAACACTGCCGCAACGTCGGCGCGGCGCTGGCGAAGCTCCATCTGGCGGCGGCAGGCTTTGAGCTCTCCCGCCCCAACGACCTGTCGGTCGATGGCTGGCGGCGGCTGGCGGCCTCCGTGCGCGCCGAGGCGGACGGCATCTCGCCCGGCCTGCGCGGTCTCATCGACACGGCGCTGGGCGAAATCGGCGCGGCCTGGCCCAAGGGCCTGCCGTCGGGCCCCATTCACGCCGACCTGTTTCCGGACAACGTGCTGGTTCGCGATGGCGATGTCACCGGTCTCATCGACTTCTACTTCGCTGCCAACGATTTCTGGGCCTACGATATCGCCGTCTGCCTCAACGCCTGGTGCTTCAGCGCGGACGGCAAGAGCTACCGGCAGGACCTGACCCGCGCCTTTATCGCCGGCTACGAGAGCGTGCGCCCGCTGGAGCTGCAGGAGCGGGACGCCCTGCCGCTGCTGTGCCAGGGCGCGGCGCTGCGCTTCCTCCTCACCCGCGCCTACGACTGGCTCAATACGCCCGCCGACGCGCTCGTCACCCGCAAGGACCCGCTGGCCTACGCCCGTCGCCTCAGCTTCTTTCGGGAGCAGGCGGCCAGCCTGTTCGCGGTGGCGTCATGA
- the rnhA gene encoding ribonuclease HI: MSAPQTVEIFTDGACSGNPGPGGWGAILRAGDHVKEIHGGEPHTTNNRMELMAAIEALRALKRPCHVVLTTDSVYVRDGITKWMFNWQRNGWKTADKKPVKNAELWQALSEAAKPHKVDWRWIKGHSGHPENERADELARLGIAEIRRSA, from the coding sequence ATGAGCGCGCCGCAAACCGTTGAGATCTTTACCGACGGCGCCTGCTCCGGCAATCCGGGGCCGGGCGGCTGGGGCGCCATCCTGCGCGCGGGCGACCATGTTAAGGAAATCCACGGCGGCGAGCCGCACACCACCAACAATCGCATGGAGTTGATGGCGGCCATCGAGGCGCTGCGGGCGCTTAAGCGGCCCTGCCATGTGGTGCTGACCACCGACAGCGTTTACGTGCGCGACGGCATCACCAAATGGATGTTCAACTGGCAGCGCAACGGCTGGAAGACGGCGGACAAGAAGCCGGTGAAGAACGCCGAGCTGTGGCAGGCGCTCAGCGAGGCGGCAAAGCCCCACAAGGTCGATTGGCGCTGGATCAAGGGCCACTCCGGCCACCCGGAAAATGAGCGGGCCGACGAACTGGCGCGGCTCGGCATCGCCGAGATCCGCCGCAGCGCCTGA
- the mscL gene encoding large conductance mechanosensitive channel protein MscL, producing MFKEFKEFALRGNVLDLAVGVIIGAAFNKIIDSVVKDLIMPIVSALFGTPDFSNLYLVLGSIPADYAGSMAYKDLVAAGVPVLGYGQFITVAINFILLAFVVFWIVKGANALSRPAKKDEAPAAPPPPPEDIQLLREIRDALKAKS from the coding sequence ATGTTTAAGGAATTCAAGGAATTTGCCCTGCGCGGCAACGTGCTCGATCTTGCCGTCGGCGTCATCATCGGCGCGGCGTTCAACAAGATCATCGATTCGGTGGTGAAAGATCTCATCATGCCCATCGTCTCGGCCCTTTTCGGCACGCCCGATTTCAGCAATCTCTATCTGGTCCTTGGTTCGATCCCTGCAGATTACGCCGGTTCCATGGCCTATAAGGATCTCGTGGCTGCCGGCGTGCCGGTTCTGGGCTATGGCCAGTTCATCACCGTTGCCATCAACTTCATCCTGCTGGCGTTCGTGGTGTTCTGGATCGTTAAGGGCGCCAACGCGCTGAGCCGCCCGGCCAAGAAGGACGAAGCCCCGGCCGCGCCTCCGCCGCCGCCCGAGGATATTCAGTTGCTGCGCGAAATCCGCGACGCGCTGAAGGCGAAGTCCTGA
- a CDS encoding FAD-dependent oxidoreductase codes for MAIALDRLEKATTFTISRPERSWAGLRTFAPDRVPVYGFEPDVPGFFWCAGQGGFGMQTAPAAGALCASLILGEALPQALADAGVNAASYAPARFRK; via the coding sequence GTGGCGATTGCGCTTGATCGGCTGGAGAAGGCGACCACCTTTACCATCAGCCGGCCGGAGCGCAGCTGGGCAGGCCTTAGAACCTTCGCGCCGGACCGCGTGCCGGTTTACGGGTTCGAGCCGGATGTTCCTGGCTTCTTCTGGTGCGCGGGGCAGGGCGGTTTCGGCATGCAGACGGCCCCGGCTGCCGGGGCGCTGTGCGCGAGCCTGATTTTGGGCGAGGCCTTGCCGCAGGCGCTGGCAGACGCGGGTGTGAACGCTGCCAGCTATGCGCCTGCGCGGTTTCGAAAGTAG